Proteins from one Impatiens glandulifera chromosome 2, dImpGla2.1, whole genome shotgun sequence genomic window:
- the LOC124923852 gene encoding auxin-responsive protein SAUR21-like, translating into MAIRFLKQVLSKTQGITTVVDVPKGHFAVYVGECEKRRFVLPISYLQNPSFQSLLKKAEEEFGFNHPTGGLTIPCREQAFIDLLCGPH; encoded by the coding sequence ATGGCTATTAGATTCCTCAAGCAAGTACTCTCCAAGACACAGGGGATTACAACAGTTGTCGATGTGCCAAAAGGTCATTTTGCTGTATATGTAGGAGAGTGCGAAAAGAGACGATTTGTGCTTCCCATTTCATACTTGCAAAATCCTTCATTTCAAAGTCTGCTAAAGAAGGCAGAAGAAGAATTCGGGTTTAATCACCCGACAGGTGGACTCACGATCCCATGTAGAGAACAAGCCTTCATTGACCTCTTGTGTGGTCCGCATTGA
- the LOC124923848 gene encoding auxin-responsive protein SAUR21-like — MGIRLPIIVQAKHAIRRALSTPTVSEVPKGYLAVYVGENERKRHVVPISYLNHPSFQRLLRHAEEEFGFDHPMGGLTIPCREETFIGITCNLTCS, encoded by the coding sequence ATGGGAATTCGTTTGCCAATCATTGTTCAAGCCAAGCATGCAATTCGAAGGGCTCTATCTACTCCAACAGTTTCGGAAGTACCCAAAGGATATCTTGCTGTTTACGTGGGGGAAAATGAGAGGAAACGCCACGTAGTACCCATATCATATCTAAACCACCCTTCATTCCAGAGATTGTTAAGACATGCAGAAGAGGAATTCGGGTTTGACCATCCAATGGGCGGACTGACAATTCCTTGCAGAGAAGAAACCTTCATTGGCATAACTTGCAACTTGACTTGCTCATAA
- the LOC124923850 gene encoding auxin-responsive protein SAUR21-like gives MGFRLPVIVQAKNTMLRALSSPKSSDVPKGYLAVYVGETERRRYIVPISYLKHPFFQSLLSKAEEEFGFDHPMGGLTIPCTEEDFIDITRSLN, from the coding sequence ATGGGTTTTCGCTTGCCGGTGATTGTTCAAGCCAAGAACACAATGCTTAGGGCTCTATCTTCTCCAAAATCATCAGATGTACCCAAAGGCTATCTTGCAGTATATGTTGGAGAAACAGAGAGAAGACGCTACATAGTTCCAATTTCATATTTGAAGCATCCTTTTTTTCAGAGCTTGCTCAGCAAGGCAGAAGAAGAGTTTGGATTTGACCATCCAATGGGTGGTCTTACAATTCCCTGCACAGAAGAAGATTTTATTGATATCACCCGCAGTTTGAATTGA